The Mailhella massiliensis DNA segment CAGAAGGTCGGTGGCCCAGTACCAGCTGTCCAGGCACTTGAACACGGTATACACGATGAGCATGGTGCCGCCCACCTTGCCCATGAGCTGCTTCACTTCCCAGCTCACCAGCTTGCGGCCGGACATCTTTTCCATGAGCGTGCACACGAGCACGGTGAACATGGGGCCGGAGGCCACGGCGGAAAGCACGAAGAGGAAGAACGTCCAGGGCCAGATGAAGAAGCCCTCGCGGAACAGGTAGGGGCGGCCGAAGAGCACGCCGTACATGCCGCCCAGGGAGCCCTGGTGGAAGGTGGAAAGGAACGCGCCTATGCCCGCGAAGATGGGCATGTACACATGGAAGTTGTGGGCCAGCGCATGGATGAAGGGCTTCTTCATGAGCTGACGGTTTTCCAGCACCAGCGGCACGAACTCAAGAATGAGCACGATGCAGTAGCAGGTGATGCAGAAGATAACTTCCGTGAGCATGGAGTGCACGTTGGGGTACCAGTAGCCGAACCAGCAGCGGATGGGCTGACCGATATCCAGCACCAGAATCATCATGGCGCCGGTGTAGCACAGAAAGCCTATCACCGCGGCGAGGTTCACGATGTTCTTGAGCTCGTCGATGTTGAGGATGTAGCGGAGCGCGCCCGTGAAGAACGCGCCGGCGCCCAGGGCGATGACGGCAAGGTCGAAGGTGATCCAGAGGCCGAAGCCGAAGTAGTCGTCCATGCCGGTTTCCCCCAGGCCGAAGCCCAGGATGCGCACGGCGGCGTAAAGCCCCCAGAGGAAGACCACGCCGAGGATGGCCATCCATCCCGTGAATTTGGTCAGAGAGCAGCGCTCGCACCCTTCCGGGAAGAGCTCCGCGTCAACAGGTTTGCTGTAATCCATAACCTACCCCTGCTTGCTGGCTTCGCCGGTCTTTTCGTGTTCGAGATAGTTGTCGCCTTCGCGGCGCACCCATTCGCGCCTGCTGATGTAGTACACCTGCGGGTCGGTGCCCAGGCGTTCCAGCAGACGGAAGGCGTAGGGGCTCTTGATGAGCTCATGCACCTTGTGGGCCGGGTTGTTCAGGTCGCCGAAGGTGATGGCCCCGTTGGGGCAGGCTTCCGTGCAGGCGGTGATGTACGCGCCGTCGGGCAGATCCATGGGGTCGCGTCCGGCGGCCACGGCCGCTTCCTGCGCCTTCATGAAACGGTGATGGCAGAAGGAGCACTTTTCCACCACGCCGCGCATACGCACGGACACGTCGGGCGTGAGGGCCTGGGCCAGATCGCCGGGCCACTTCGGGTCGTACCAGTTGAAGTAACGGGCATGGTAAGGACACGAGGCCATGCAGTACCGGCAGCCGATGCAGCGGGGCGGAATCTGGCTGACGATGCCGCCTTCCTCGCGCTTGTCCGTGGCCACCACGGGGCACACCGACACGCAGGAGGGCTTGCCGCACTGCATGCAGGGCCGGGGCAGATAGGCCACTTCATGATCGGGGAAGGGCTTGCGGTTGGAGAGACGGAACACCGTGAGCCAGTTGAGCGAACGCAGCTTGTTGCTGCCGTCCACCGCAGGGGCGACGTTGTTTTCCGCCTGGCAGGCCACCATGCACGCGCCGCAGCCCGTGCATTTGTCGATGTCGATGACCATGCCCCACTTTATCTTGAATTCCTTGACTTCAGAAGACATCAGAACCCCCCTATGCTCTTGCGGCCTTTACGCCCGCAAGGCCCCAGACCGGCAGACCGGTGCCGGGTTCTCTGCAAACGCTGGTCAGCGCCAGAACATTCGCGCCCTTGCCCTTGCTGAACTCGTCGAACGCCGTATGGCCGAGTCCGGCCGCAAGCGAGACGGTGTCGGGCAGGATGCCTTCAAAAATGGCGGCAACCACGGTGATTTCCACATTGTTTCCGGCAACCAGCCTGACAAGGTCGCCGGCTTTTACCTTCAGCTTCGCAGCCGTTGCGCCGTTCATCTGCGCCACGCTGTATTTGCCCTTGAGCTGGTAGTCGGTGACCACCTTGGTGGCAAAGGGCGGAATGGCCGTCTGCGGCGTGCCCATGGCGAGCACCACCACCGGGGCGACCTGAAGATCGCCTTCCGCGCCGGGGGCCGAGGCCGCCTTGCGGATGGCTTCCCAGTTGTAGAACAGCGGGGAGGCGGGCAGCTCGAAGCCGGCCACATGCACCTTGCCTTCCTCCAGCATGGAACGGAAGGGGGCGCCCAGAGCATAGGCATGTTTGTAAAGAAGTTCGGGCATGTCCTTCACGCCGAGTTCCAGGCCCAGTTCCTGCGCAAGGGCGATGAAGAATTCACCCGCGCCGCGCGCGTTCTCGAAGGGCTTGGCCACGGGGCGCGCCAGCGCATAGGTCACGCGGCCGGAACCGTAGGGCGTCTGCACGTCGTCGAAGGCTTCCATGCCCAGGGCGGCGGGCAGCACCAGGTCGCACTGCGCGCAGGTTTCGCTCATGAAGCTCGCCACGGCCACGGTGAAGCCGGCCTTGGACAGCGTTTCCTTCACGCCTGCGTCGGAGGGCAGGGCGTAGACGGGGTTCGCCGCATACACGAGCAGCACGGCGGGAGCCTTGGTCTTGCCGGAGGCCACGGCCTGCGTGTAGTCCACGAAGCTCTTCTTGAGGGTGGCGCGGTATTCGGTGGCGTTGTCCACCACGGAAACGGGGAAGGGCATGTCCACCATGCCGCCCTGTCTGTTCACGCTGCCGAGCAGCATGTTCAGGGCAACGGCCGCCATGACGGGGCCTGCGGCGCCGCCGGAACCGAGAGCGGAACCCGCGATGACCAGCGGGCGTTTGGCGGCGGCGAGCATCCTGGCCGCTTCCTCAAGGCGAGCCACGGGCACGCCGGTGATGGAGGCAACCTTTTCGGGCGTGTAGGCTTCGGCAAAGGCCGCGAAGTTGGAAAGCCCGGCGGCAAAGCCCTTTTTGCCCGCCTTGATGAGCAGGTGGGCAAGGCCCAGCATGAGCGCCATGTCGGTGCCGCTCTTCATGGGCAGCCACAGATCCGCGCCCGCAGCGGTGTTGTTCTGCACCGCGCCCGCATACAGGAATTTCTGCGTGGCTTCTCCGGCCACGGGGTGCGTGCGGTTGAACAGGCTGCGGTTGGCGGCCACCACGCCCCAGCTTTCCAGCACGGGAGCGCCCACGGCAAGGATGCAGTCGCTGCCTTCCATGTCGTAGCCGAGGCGTCCCTGACCGCCCATGGCCTCCCAGGCCAGAGCGGCGGGCTGTTCATCGCCGGGCATGAAGTAGAAGTCGGAAGAACCCTTCTGATTCAGAATCGAGGAGAGCACTTCGTTGATGCTGGAGGTCGGGTCGCCGGAAACGGCGGCCACGGAGGAACCCGCGCCCTGCATCTTTTCCTTGATGAGGCGTTCGGCCTCGGCCCAGGTGACGGCGATGTACGCGCCGTCGGCGGAGCGGCGCAGCGGGGTTCTGAGGCGCGCGGGGCTGACGCGAAGCTCGGCTTCGGCGGCGGCCAGCGCCGTGATGGCCCCGTGGGTCACGGGGTTGTTCTTATCGCCGATGGTACGCACGGGCGTGCCCGCCACGGTGCGGACCAGAAAGCCCGTGCCGGAAGGGCAGAGCTTGCTCGCCGTGGGCAGGTACTCGCTCGCGCCCTTCTTCAGGCGCGGAAGCCAGCCCCAGTTCTGCGTCCAGTACACGGCGTCGTAAAGAGTGTTCCAGATGATGGGAGACGCCACGAGGCCCACGGTCCCGCCGGCGGCAAATTTAAGAAATCCTCGTCTGTCCATGATTTCCTCGCTTTTGCCTTACTTGTGGCAGGTGAAGCAGGCGTTGCTGGCGTTGGTGTTGCCCATGGCCATATGTTCGGCATGGCAGCGTTCGCACCCCCACATCAGCATGGTGTTTTCGGAATAGCCCGAAAGCCTGTTTTCCCGGTAAACGGGGGGAACGTCCGTTTCGGCCACGTTCAGGTGGCAGCGCGAGCAGAACCCGGCGATTTCCTTCGGCCCCTTCAGTTCGGCCAGAGGACCGAAGTGCAGAGCGTGGCTGAAGAACACGTTGTCGGGCTGCTTCTGGTAGATCAGCCATTCGGACTTGATCTCCCGGCCGGTCTGGACGTACTCGCGGACGAAACGCGCTTCCTCGGGGTCGGACCCCAGAATCGTCGAATGACATTCGGCGCACTGGGCGGTGGTGGGCGTTCCGCTGAATGTGCCGTCGGCGCGTACAAAATGGCACTGCTCACAGGTCATGCCCTGATTCTGTACATGTTCGACGTGGCTGAAGGCGATGGGCTGCCTTTTGGTTTCCTTCATAAGGTTGGGCAGAACCCACCATCCCAGAATAAGGGCCACGACCAGCCCCACGACAAACGCGCCCCAGCCGCAGCAGCATTTCTTCGCCGCATTCGCCGGTGTGGTTGTGTTGTTCCTCTCCTCCATCCCGATGCCTCGTGCTGGTTGAGGTGATAAAAAAGACAGTGCGCATCCTCCGGCCGGGCCGGAAGGGAGGCATGTCGGAACCACCTGAAATTCCATGCCATTATTGCGGCGGTTCCAGTGAACTTTGTTATATTAGTTTAAAAAGAGGCGTCTTGCAACGGTGAAAACGCCTTTCGTTTCACTCCCTGTACATGCCCCGGGGGCCCCCGTTATGGGGCGGGAGAAACTTTTCCCTGCATAACCGTGGAGAATATATGAAGCTTTCCTGAACGCGAAGAAAAAAAACGCGCCGGAAGGCCGGTTTTGCGCCGGGAAAAAAAAGCTATGTTATTTTTTTCATTTGTCAAAAGGGCCGAAGCTGCCCTCCGGGAGGGGCCGGAGCGCGGCTCTTGCCTAAGTGCCGTTCCGCACTTATACTTTTCTTTCGCCTGTTCTGTTTTTTCTTTTGCACGTTCCCGAAGCGTCGCCCGGAGGCTGCGGGACAAACGTAAAGGCGGGTAACACTATGCAGAATGCACTGGATTGCCGTATCTGCGGCAGGAAATTCAGCAAACGGGGCGGCATCCGTCACCTGTGCGCGGAGAGCATCGCCGATTTTGCCCGGTTTGATATTGACGCGCATGATATGTGCATGTCCTGCGCCATGGACAAGGTAAAGGAACTTTCCCTTGCGCGCGAAGAACGCCTGGGCGACCTCAAGGCGGAACTCGGTCAGTATCAGGAACAGATCCTCAAGGAGATAGAGGTATTCACCACCCCGCACCCCGAAACCTGGACGAGCGGCGTGAAGGGCGTGGTTTCCGGCTACGCGGTCATCGGCGTGGGGGCGTTCACGGGTATTTCCAACGTGCTTTCCGACTTCTTCGGCGGCGAATCCGAGGAATATCTCAAGAAAATACGCATGGCCGAACAGCGCGCCATCAACGTGGCCAAGATGCAGGCTCTGGAAATGGGCGCCAACGTCATTTCCGGCATCCGTCTGGAGGTGAAGAGCGGGTCCGCGGGTATGCTGCTTGTTTCCTGCGTGGGCACGGCTCTGGAACACGGCGTGGTGAACATGCCGGAATTTGCCAGAATGCGCGAACTTGCGGCCGAGTACAACAAGCTCAAGGGGCAGCGTATGCCCATTGTGGCCGGTACTTCCGAAAGCTACGCCGAACTTTCTCCCGAGAAGGACGGCACGTTCCATATGCCCGCCTACCTGTAGCGCGGCGCACCTTGACAGCTCCGTTTCTTTGGCCGTATGCTGTCTGCCGCTGTCGTGCGCCTCTTGCCTGAGAGGCACGGCGCAGGAACCTGATTCCGGGGCCGCAAGGCCCGGGTCGTGCAGGTTCCGCGCCCGCACAGCGTGTCCTGCGCAGACGGGACGACATGCTCCGGGATGGCAACGGAGAGGTCGTTCAACGCGCGGGGGCCCCCGGCCAGCCATCAGGCGGCCGGGCCGCGAGGGCCGCGCAGGCGGAATTCATTTCCGCCGCAGGCAAGGCCCGAGTCGTGCAGGTTCCGCGCCCGTACAGCGTGTCCTGCGCAGACGGGACGGAGCACCACGAAACACATTTTTAGGAAGGATGGCAGAGCGGCTGATTGCGGCGGGCTTGAAAACCGTTGAGGCCCTCCGGGGGGCAAATCCCTCTCCCTCCGCCAGAAAAAAATCCATAAAAGTTCCCCGTAGTCTGTAAACGTCTGCGGGGACTTTCTTTTTTCTTTTTTGTTCGTCTGTCATGAACTGGCGTGAATCGCGGTAGTACATGGACGACGCCATTTTTTGTTGGTACTTTTGTTGGTATCTGTTCCCGTCTGCCGGGGATGAAAAGTCGAGATACCAACAGGAAGTTTCCATGCCGTTGACAGATTCCAAGGTAAAAGCGCTGTACGGTCGCGCCCGGAAAGGGGAGAAGGTTGGCAAGGAAGCCGACGGCGGCGGGCTGAACCTGCAAGGCGGGAAATACTGGCGGTTCTCCTGTCGCTTTGCCGGAAAGCAGAAAACCCTTGCCCTCGGCGTGTACCCGGATGTTTCCCTGAAGCTTGCCCGGCAGGCCGGAGACCAGGACCGGGAGCTTTTCGCCCAGGGCACAGACCCCGGCGAACAGAGAAAGGCGCACAGAGCGGAGGCTGTTTCCTTTGCCGCGTCGGGACTGGGCGACTTTGAGCCCGGGGAGAAATGAGGGCTCCTCTTTTCTGCTTCATGCCGGGGCCTTCTCACAGGATAGGGACGGCATGGTTCTGCGTTGCGGATGGCCCGGGTCGTGCGGGTTCAGTACCCGGCGCCTGTCCTTCGGGGTTCCGGCGTGTGCAGGGGGGCGTTCAGCCCAGCATGGGAATGAGGCAGGCAAGGAGCAGAAGGGCCATGACGGCGTTCATGAGGGTTGCATGGTCGCGGAAGAAGCGCTGCAGCACGGCTCCGGCAAGCGCCCAGGCGACGACGCCCGCGGCCCCGATGAAGGTGAGCACGCCCATGCCGACCAGCAGAGATACCAAGGAGTGATTCCAGGGGAAGATGAAGCCCGAATAGGCGGTCATGCCGTAAATCATGATTTTAACATTGACGAACTGCAGGATGAAGCCGGTCATGAAGTCTGCCCCGGGTCTGGCGTTTTCTGTTCCGTCGTCCTTGGAGACGGCGATATGCCATGCCAGCCACAGAATATAGAGGCACCCGGCGTACTTCATGGCCGTCATGAAGGTTGCCGAGAGGGAAGAGAGCGAGAAAACCAGCAGGCCGCACAGGAACATCACGCTCAAGAATCCGGCACAGATGCCGAAAACGACCGGCAGGGCCCCCCGGAAGCCGCGCCGCACGCCCGTGCTCAGGGCAAGAATGTTGTTGGGGCCGGGGGTGAAGGCGGTGATGAAGGTAAAGGCCAGGAATGCGGGCAGCAGGGACATGACACTTCTCCTTGAAGACGGGGAGCACGAAGACAGGCGTAAAGCGTGGAAAGACCCGTGCCGACGGACGTTTTTTCGTGCTGCCGGAAATTCCCTTCGCTGCTTTTCCACAGGCGGGGCCGCCGGAACACGGACGGGTCTTGCCGCAGTTCCGACCATAGGGTAAAAACTGATATCGGAAAAGCGAATAATATAGATAATGAAGTTTTATGTTATCGATGAAAAGGCTGACGCAGACGGCAACAGGGGAGCGCGTTTGTGCGGAAGCGCCTCCGGTACAGAGGCGTGCGTGATTCGACAGGTTCCCGGAAAAGGGCCGTGTCGGCGGCTTCTGTTTTTTGCGGGACGCGGTGGAAGGCCTGCCGGGGCCGCATTCAGGGAGCGCAACAGGCGCCGGAGAACAGATTCCCGGAAGTCCCGGGGAGAACCGTGTCCGCCGACAGGGGACGGTGCGGAAAGGTTCCGGGCAGGCCGTGAGGGCGGCGCATCCGTGCGGCATTGAGGATCTTCCTGCCGCATCCGGGGGCGGAACATGAAGGCGGCCTTGCCGGGCATTCGGGAAATGCGGGTTCTGTGGGGATGTTCCCTGCGGGAAGAACGTTCTGCGGGGCACGGGGATTTCCGCCTTTCCCCGGCGGAACAGGCATCGGTCCTGTCGGAGCATGACGGAGCATGTTGCGTCCGGGCGGACTGGATGGTGCCGGATACCGGGCGTCCCGGATGTTGGGGAATAAGGAGACGGCGCATGGATATACGGAGTCTCAGCGTGGTGCAGGCCATTCTTGCCGAGGGAAGCTATCAGAAGGCCGCGCAGCGCCTTCACTGTTCGCAGTCCACCGTGACCTTTCAGGTGCGGCGGCTGGAAAACGAGCTTTCCCTGCGGCTTTTCGAGCGTGTGGGCAGGCGCATGGTGCTCAGCCGTGCAGGGAAGGATATTCTGCCGCATCTGGAGGCCGTGCTTTCGGGGATGCGGAACATATTGCAGTACGGCGGCGAAGGCGTGGAACCTGCGGGGCAGGCGCGCATAGGCGTGGCGGAATCGCTGCTTTCCTGCCTGATACCCCGTATGCTGGGCCGTTTCACGCAGAAGGCGCCCCGTGTGCGGCTGGAACTGCATTGCGCCAACTGCCACGACATACGCAACGGCGTGCTTTCCGGCGAGTACGACATGGGGCTGTACTACGATGTGGGCGGGCATACGAGCAGCCTTTCTCTGGAAAGACTGGGCCGGGCGGAAGGGGCGCTGGTGGCCGCTCCTTCCATGCCGGACAGTCTCAGGGACTTTACCTCGTTCCATCAGGAAAAAGACGTGGCCTTCATCATCAACGAACCGCGCAGCGTGTTCCGGGAACGGATGGAAGCATACCTGCGCGTGCGGGACATACGGCTGTCGAGCACCGTGGAAATCTGGAACATCGAATCCATACGGCGCTGCGTGGCGGAAGGCATGGGCGTTTCGTTTCTGCCGCGTTTTACCGTGGAGCGGGATATTGCGCAGGGCTCGCTTGTGGAAATTGCCGTGCCCATGGCGGAGAAGGGGGCGGATATTCTCTGCGTGCATCACCGAAACCGCGAAGAAGGTCCGGCCCTGCGCTGCTTCCGCGAACTTTTTGCGGAAGCGGCAGCCGGACTGTAAGGCCGTTTTTTTCCGTGCGGGGCGTGAGGGATGCCGCTTCTTCCGAAGCGTCTCCTTCGGCAGAGAAAACGCAGGGCGGGGAACTTTGCCGCCGCGCAGGGCCGGAGATGCTGGACGTGTGGACAGCGTGCCTTCCGCACGACGCCGGAGAGCGTGTGCTGCTGGACGTGAAGAGGCCTGTCGGGCTTTTGGGGGCCGATCGGAGCGGCACCGTAACGCCTCCCGGAGAGCCGTGACATCTGTTGCCGTGCGGGCAGGGGCTAAAAAGAACGTCGCTCTTCTGCCCGGCAGGGGGCGGGGCTCAGGAAAAGTCGTGGGAAGGCCCTCATGGGGCCGGGCAGAGCCGTTCCGGGCACGTTGTCCGGGCAAAAAAAGAAGCCCGAAGATGCGTTCAAGACTCCCACTGAAGGAAGCGCACCCCGGGCCTCAGCGAGAATTGTGCGGCAGAACGGGGGCTTCGTCAAGTTCCGGCATCGTGTCGCGCAAAAGCTCCCTCTTCAGGATGTGACGGAAATCATAAGGCAGAACAAAGAAGCGCAGAACGCGCAGAAATGCGGTTTTCAGAAAGCGTCCACCTTCCGGCGCGTGGCCTCCATCCCCGTGGCGGTGGCGGATATCGCGGCCGCGCAGGGGCTTGATATTCTGAACGCCCCGGAGGCCATGCGGAAATTCCTGAATGACCCGGACAACCGCGCCTTCCGCGCGAGGCCGGAGAGTGTGTAAGGATGGATGTGAAGAAGCCTGGCGGGATTCTGGGACTTATGACCGGAGCGGCAGCCGTAACGCCGGACGAGGCGGAAGCGGCGGTCTATTCCAAAGATGGTCGGCTCCTGCTGAATCTTCTCGATAAGGCGTCAAAGGGGGCCCTGCCGATGACGGAGCCGGTGTTCGAGTTTCAGGAACGATTGCCGAAAGACATGTTCAAGGCAGCAAGGGAAGATAATGGAGCGTTCCATACTCGCAAGTTAGCTGCTGATAGAAATGATATCCAGCATTACTGGAATGTCCGACATGGGCATATGTCCAATGAAGAAATAGAAGATCTGGTAGAGTCTCTGACTACAGGACAGAACAGATTTTATGTGCGTGCCAATAAACCCTATGCTGAAAGTGTTGGCGTTTTAGGGAGTAGCACAGGGGGAAGAGGTGCTTTACGACCTTCTGAAGAGTTTACCTATCTGCATCAGGTGAACCCATTAAGTAACAAACGGCTCCTCAACATGAAGAGCCGTGCCTGGGAAACGCCGGATGGTTCCGCCTTCCATCCTGATACCTCACACTCCCCTGAGGGAGGGGCCACGCAGCGAGCGTTCTCTGCTGACGGCGTTTCTGATGACTCCAATATACCCGCAATGGACGCGCTCCGCAAGGGCCTGCCGCCGCTTTTTGCGGGCGGGGCCGGGGCTGCGGCGCTTGCCCCGGGCGAGGCGCAGGCGGCGCAGAAGGGTGAATCCGGTGACGGTGCACCGTGGCGGAACGTCATGGATGAGATAACGCGCGGCCTCGGTCTCGGCACGCGCAACGTGCTTGAGGGCCTGGGCCGCGGGGCGACGCCGGGCCTTTCCGATCCGGGAAAGACGATATCGGACTTTTTCGGCCTTCCTGTTCCTGAAACGGATCTGGAAAAGAGAATGGCGTTTCTGGAAGGCGGGGCTGCGGAAGCCGTTCCGATGCTCTTTGGCGGCGGTGCCTTCCGGCTGACGGCCTTTCTCATGATTGTTTTCGTGATTTTCGTCTTTCCGATATGGACGTGTTTTCCAAGGGGATGCGCTGTGCAGGCGGGACGTGTTTTTCCCGGGGAAAGCGCAGGCGGCCCGGCGGGCGTTTTTTCTGCGGAGCATGTGCGCCGGGCGTTCTGCCCGGCGTTTTTGTTTTCGCCGGAGTTTTTTGAGGGCTGTTCCCGTCGTCGGCGGGCCCGAAAAGGGAAGACGCTCCGGGCGGAGGGGCGTTCCCTCGCCATGTACCTTTGTAAACGGAGCCTTGAGGAAGGTTCCCTTGCCGGAGGGGGGCGGCGAAAACGCGGGCCGCGACTGCCTCGGCCGCAGGGACAGGGAAGAGAGCATGTGTTTTTATCCCGGCCGGCTCCTGCGGCAGGTGCCGCGCGGGCTGAGGGCTTCGTCGTGCAGCGTGGTCTGCGGCCGGAAGGGATGCGGCAAAGACGCCCGGAGACGCCCTTCCTGTGCCGCGGGCCCTTGCCCTGCTAGACTCGGGGAAAAAAGAGGTGAAGTGATGCTTGAACTTTCGCAGGGGGTGCGCGGCGCGTGCCTGGGCGGTGCGGGCGGCGTGTGGGATTATGTGACGGAGGAGGGCGTTCTTTCCCGCCTTCAGGATGTGACGGAAATCATAAGGCAGAACAAAGAAGCGCAGAACGCGCAGAAATGCGGCTTTCAGAAAGCGCCCACCTTCCGGCGCGTGGCCTCCATCCCCGTGGCGGTGGTGGATATCGCGGCCGCGCAGGGGCTTGATATTCTGAACGACCCGGAGGCCATGCGGAAATTTCTGAACGACCCGGACAACCGTGCCTTCCGCACGACGCTGGAGAGTGTGTGATGGCGAAGATACCCCAGAAGTTCATGGGACTGCTCGGAAAGTTTGCCGACAGCCTCGACTACAATGATTTACCCAAAGGATGGGCGGATAATCCTGAGATAGTTGAAGCGGCCGGGGAGCTGTACCGCGATATGGGCACGGAAAGCCCGTTTTTCAAGGCCTGGTTTGGAAACTGGCCTGCTGCAAAAGCCTATCATGAAGCCGTATCCGGGAGACCGGTAGTGACGTTGACCGGAAAAGAATTTCAGAAGGATGGAGTGCCGCTGACGGAAAAAGTTCCGGCATGGTATGACGAGATGTTCCGAGGGGCGGTGCGAAGCCCGGAGCTTGGAGACGTGATCCTTGACCTTGAAGGCGTCAAAGATTCGATGGGGCACGGTATAGGTAGGGAAAAGTCGGCCGCGTTCGCTGCGGTGCCGGATATCATCAGAAAAGGAACGGTGTTTGACCGGCAAAGCAACTGGAAAGGGAGAGGGTACGACACGTCGGTGATATCCGCGCCCGTGCGTATCGGCGATACGGATTATGCCGGGGAAGTTGTTGTAAAAACAGGTAAAGACAGGCAGGGACTTTATCTGCATGAGGTGGAAAATAAAAAGAGGCTCGAAGATGCGTTCAAGACTGCCAACGGCAGCGCACCCCAAGCCTCACGATTGATTTTGGGGCAAAAGCTTGACGATGTCAAGCGCTCTTCCAAAGTCGTTGATGGTGAAGGCCGACCTCTTGTCGTTCACCACAATACAGACGCCGTTTTTGATACTTTTTCCACAGACAAGATAAACAGTCTGGGCGCTTATGGTGAGGGCTTTTATTTTGCCGAAAAGCCTGCGCCGTATGGCCCTCATCAGATGGATGTCTATCTGAAAGGAACGTATGGGTTGCCGGAAAAACGCGCGGCACGGCGTGCTGGCCTGCCGGTTCAGGATCTGGACTACGTCCATGTGCCTGATAAAGGTTATTGGATGGTAAAAGAGCCGAACCAGATCAAGTCCGTCCAGAATCGCGGCACATTCAATCCTGACGATCCGAATATTTATAAGGCGTTCCCATGGGCTATGGGAGGAGCAGGAACCGCCGCCCTTGCCCCGGGCGAGGCGCAGGCGGCGCAGAAGGGTGAATCCGGTGACGGTGCACCGTGGCGGAACGTCATGGATGAGATAACGCGCGGCCTCGGCCTCGGCACGCGCAATGTGCTGGAAGGCCTGGGCGGCGGGGCGACGCCGGGCCTTTCCGATCCGGGGAAGACGATATCGGACTTTTTCGGCCTTCCTGTTCCTGAAACGGATCTGGAAAAGAGAATGGCGTTTCTGGAAGGCGGGGCTGCGGAAGCCGTTTCGATGCTCTTTGGCGGCGGGGCCTTCCGGCTGACGGCCTTTCTCATGGTTGTTTTTCGTGACTTTCGTCTTTCCGATATGGACGTGTTTTCCAAGGGGATGCGCTGTGCAGGCGGGACGTGTTTTTCCCGGGGAAAGCGCAGGCGGCCCGGCGGATGCGGCGGGAGAGGCGAAGAAAGCAAACGTCCCTGCGGGCGTTTTTTCTGCGGAGCATGTGCGCCGGGCGTTCTGCCCGGCGTTTTTGTTTTCGCCGGAGTTTTTCGAGGGCTGTTCCCGTCGTCGGCGGGCCCGAAAAAGGAAGACGCTCCGGGCGGAGGGGCGTTCCCTCGCCATATACCTTTGTAAACGGAGCCTTGAGGAAGGTTCCCTTGCCGGAGGGGGGGGCGAAAACGCGGGCCGCGACTGCCTCGGCCGCAGGGACAGGGAAGAGAGCATGTGTTTTTATCCCGGCCGGCTCCTGCGGCAGTTGCCGCGCGGGCTGGGGGCTTCGTCGTGCAGCGTGGTCTGCGGCCGGAAGGGATGCGGCAAAGACGCCCGGAGACGCCCTTCCTGTGCCGCGGGCCCTTGCCCTGCTAGACTCGGGGAAAAAAGAGGTGAAGTGATGCTTGAACTTTCGCAGGGGGTGCGCGGCGCGTGCCTGGGCGGTGCGGGCGGCGTGTGGGATTATGTGACGGAGGAGGGCGTTCTTTCCCGCCTTCAGGACGTGACGGACATCATAAGGCAGAACAAAGAAGCGCAGAACGCGCAGAAATGCGGCTTTCAGAAAGCGCCCACCTTCCGGCGCGTGGCCTCCATCCCCGTGGCGGTGGCGGATATCGCGGCCGCGCAGGGGCTGGACATTCTGAACGACCCGGAGGCCATGCGGAAATTTCTGAACGACCCGGACAACCGCGCCTTCCGCACGACGC contains these protein-coding regions:
- the qrcA gene encoding menaquinone reductase multiheme cytochrome c subunit QrcA translates to MEERNNTTTPANAAKKCCCGWGAFVVGLVVALILGWWVLPNLMKETKRQPIAFSHVEHVQNQGMTCEQCHFVRADGTFSGTPTTAQCAECHSTILGSDPEEARFVREYVQTGREIKSEWLIYQKQPDNVFFSHALHFGPLAELKGPKEIAGFCSRCHLNVAETDVPPVYRENRLSGYSENTMLMWGCERCHAEHMAMGNTNASNACFTCHK
- the qrcC gene encoding menaquinone reductase iron-sulfur cluster-binding subunit QrcC is translated as MSSEVKEFKIKWGMVIDIDKCTGCGACMVACQAENNVAPAVDGSNKLRSLNWLTVFRLSNRKPFPDHEVAYLPRPCMQCGKPSCVSVCPVVATDKREEGGIVSQIPPRCIGCRYCMASCPYHARYFNWYDPKWPGDLAQALTPDVSVRMRGVVEKCSFCHHRFMKAQEAAVAAGRDPMDLPDGAYITACTEACPNGAITFGDLNNPAHKVHELIKSPYAFRLLERLGTDPQVYYISRREWVRREGDNYLEHEKTGEASKQG
- a CDS encoding heavy metal-binding domain-containing protein, yielding MQNALDCRICGRKFSKRGGIRHLCAESIADFARFDIDAHDMCMSCAMDKVKELSLAREERLGDLKAELGQYQEQILKEIEVFTTPHPETWTSGVKGVVSGYAVIGVGAFTGISNVLSDFFGGESEEYLKKIRMAEQRAINVAKMQALEMGANVISGIRLEVKSGSAGMLLVSCVGTALEHGVVNMPEFARMRELAAEYNKLKGQRMPIVAGTSESYAELSPEKDGTFHMPAYL
- the qrcD gene encoding menaquinone reductase integral membrane subunit QrcD produces the protein MDYSKPVDAELFPEGCERCSLTKFTGWMAILGVVFLWGLYAAVRILGFGLGETGMDDYFGFGLWITFDLAVIALGAGAFFTGALRYILNIDELKNIVNLAAVIGFLCYTGAMMILVLDIGQPIRCWFGYWYPNVHSMLTEVIFCITCYCIVLILEFVPLVLENRQLMKKPFIHALAHNFHVYMPIFAGIGAFLSTFHQGSLGGMYGVLFGRPYLFREGFFIWPWTFFLFVLSAVASGPMFTVLVCTLMEKMSGRKLVSWEVKQLMGKVGGTMLIVYTVFKCLDSWYWATDLLATQGLTFDEMFHGWIYGKWLFWLEHALIIIPMVVLLIKPLREKPWIFYLMLFATCTSITINRYVLTVQGLAQPVMPFDAWYAYAPNWAEWASCFLVFAYAAMVLSLAYRYTPMFPQEAELNKK
- a CDS encoding Arm DNA-binding domain-containing protein → MPLTDSKVKALYGRARKGEKVGKEADGGGLNLQGGKYWRFSCRFAGKQKTLALGVYPDVSLKLARQAGDQDRELFAQGTDPGEQRKAHRAEAVSFAASGLGDFEPGEK
- the qrcB gene encoding menaquinone reductase molybdopterin-binding-like subunit QrcB; protein product: MDRRGFLKFAAGGTVGLVASPIIWNTLYDAVYWTQNWGWLPRLKKGASEYLPTASKLCPSGTGFLVRTVAGTPVRTIGDKNNPVTHGAITALAAAEAELRVSPARLRTPLRRSADGAYIAVTWAEAERLIKEKMQGAGSSVAAVSGDPTSSINEVLSSILNQKGSSDFYFMPGDEQPAALAWEAMGGQGRLGYDMEGSDCILAVGAPVLESWGVVAANRSLFNRTHPVAGEATQKFLYAGAVQNNTAAGADLWLPMKSGTDMALMLGLAHLLIKAGKKGFAAGLSNFAAFAEAYTPEKVASITGVPVARLEEAARMLAAAKRPLVIAGSALGSGGAAGPVMAAVALNMLLGSVNRQGGMVDMPFPVSVVDNATEYRATLKKSFVDYTQAVASGKTKAPAVLLVYAANPVYALPSDAGVKETLSKAGFTVAVASFMSETCAQCDLVLPAALGMEAFDDVQTPYGSGRVTYALARPVAKPFENARGAGEFFIALAQELGLELGVKDMPELLYKHAYALGAPFRSMLEEGKVHVAGFELPASPLFYNWEAIRKAASAPGAEGDLQVAPVVVLAMGTPQTAIPPFATKVVTDYQLKGKYSVAQMNGATAAKLKVKAGDLVRLVAGNNVEITVVAAIFEGILPDTVSLAAGLGHTAFDEFSKGKGANVLALTSVCREPGTGLPVWGLAGVKAARA